The Acinonyx jubatus isolate Ajub_Pintada_27869175 chromosome E3, VMU_Ajub_asm_v1.0, whole genome shotgun sequence genome has a window encoding:
- the MSRB1 gene encoding methionine-R-sulfoxide reductase B1 translates to MSFCSFFGGEVFQNHFEPGVYVCAKCGYELFSSRSKYAHSSPWPAFTETIHADSVAKRPEHNSPKALKVSCGRCGNGLGHEFLNDGPKPGQSRFUIFSSSLKFIPKGKGTSASQEP, encoded by the exons ATGTCGTTCTGCAGCTTCTTCGGGGGCGAGGTTTTCCAGAACCACTTTGAGCCAG GTGTCTATGTGTGTGCCAAGTGTGGCTACGAGCTCTTCTCCAGCCGCTCAAAGTATGCACACTCGTCCCCGTGGCCGGCCTTCACTGAGACCATTCATGCTGATAGTGTGGCCAAGCGTCCGGAGCACAATTCGCCTAAAGCCTTAAAG gtGTCCTGTGGCAGGTGTGGCAATGGGCTGGGACATGAGTTCCTGAACGATGGCCCCAAGCCGGGACAGTCCCGCTTCTGAATATTTAGCAGCTCGCTGAAGTTCATCCCGAAAG GCAAAGGAACTTCTGCCTCTCAGGAGCCGTAG